A stretch of the Meles meles chromosome 19, mMelMel3.1 paternal haplotype, whole genome shotgun sequence genome encodes the following:
- the CDK10 gene encoding cyclin-dependent kinase 10 isoform X2 has protein sequence MWPVVVVCGQHSSGPWDWRGKGWLGGAYQGSAAPAASSLFSHLNTQGCGCLRSLGRCRSVKEFEKLNRIGEGTYGIVYRARDTQTDEIVALKKVRMDKEKDGVPISSLREITLLLRLRHPNIVELKEVVVGNHLESIFLVMGYCEQDLASLLENMPTPFSEAQVKCIVLQVLRGLQYLHQNFIIHRDLKVSNLLMTDKGCVKTADFGLARAYGIPVKPMTPKVVTLWYRAPELLLGTTTQTTSIDMWAMGCILAELLAHKPLLPGTSEIHQVDLIVQLLGTPSENIWPGFSRLPLVGQYSLRKQPYNNLKHKFPWLSEAGLRLLNFLFMYDPKKRATARDGLESSYFKEKPLPCEPELMPTFPHHRNKRAVPATSEGQGKRCKP, from the exons ATGTGGCCAGTGGTTGTCGTTTGTGGACAGCATTCATCTGGGCCATGGGATTGGAGGGGAAAAGGCTGGCTGGGTGGTGCCTACCAAGGGTCTGCGGCCCCAGCAGCGTCTTCCCTCTTTTCTCATCTGAACACCCAAGGGTGTGGCTGTCTTCGTTCG CTGGGACGGTGTCGGAGCGTGAAGGAGTTTGAGAAGCTGAACCGCATCGGGGAAGGCACCTATGGCATTGTGT ATCGGGCCCGGGACACCCAGACGGACGAGATTGTTGCCCTGAAGAAGGTGCGGATGGACAAGGAGAAGGATG GGGTCCCCATCAGCAGCCTTCGAGAGATCACACTGCTCCTTCGCCTTCGCCATCCGAATATCGTGGAGCTGAAGGAAGTGGTTGTGGGGAACCACCTGGAAAG CATCTTTCTGGTGATGGGTTATTGTGAGCAAGACCTggccagccttctggagaacatGCCGACACCCTTCTCTGAGGCCCAG GTAAAGTGCATTGTGCTGCAGGTGCTCCGAGGCCTCCAGTACCTGCATCAGAACTTCATCATCCACAG GGACCTGAAGGTGTCCAACTTGCTCATGACCGATAAGGGCTGTGTGAAGACAG CGGATTTCGGCCTGGCCCGGGCCTATGGCATCCCAGTGAAGCCAATGACCCCCAAGGTGGTCACGCTCTG GTACCGGGCCCCCGAGCTGCTTTTGGGAACCACCACGCAGACCACCAGCATCGACATGTG GGCAATGGGCTGCATCCTGGCCGAGCTGCTGGCCCACAAGCCCCTTCTCCCCGGCACGTCCGAGATCCACCAGGTGGACCTGATTGTGCAGCTGCTGGGCACGCCCAGCGAGAACATCTGGCCA GGCTTTTCCAGGCTGCCACTGGTGGGTCAGTACAGCCTGAGGAAGCAGCCGTACAACAACCTCAAACACAAGTTCCCGTGGCTCTCGGAGGCTGGCCTGCGCCTGCTCAACTTCCTCTTCATGTACGACCCCAAGAAAAG GGCAACGGCCAGAGATGGCTTGGAGAGCTCGTACTTCAAGGAGAAGCCCCTGC CCTGTGAGCCGGAGCTCATGCCCACCTTCCCTCACCACCGCAACAAGCGGGCCGTCCCAGCCACATCTGAGGGTCAGGGCAAGCGCTGTAAGCCGTGA
- the SPATA2L gene encoding spermatogenesis-associated protein 2-like protein — MGSSSLSEDYRLCLERELRRGRAGVCGDPSLRAVLWQILVEDFDLHGALQDDALALLSDGLWGRADLAPALRGLARAFELLELAAVHLYLLPWRKEFATIKTFSGGYVHVLKGALSEDLLLQSFQKMGYVPRDNHRLMMAAPPPACQLVQVALGCFALRLECEILGEVLARLGTSVLPAEQLLQARRASADVASCVAWLQQRLAREEEPPPLPPRGSPPVYRTPLDLYRDLQEDEGSEEASLYGGASPGPDSPPPELACGPALWEQSAKLWGAGGGAWEPLGAVEVLPQASSPPYGALEEELEPEPTAFSFLSLRRELLSQPGDMAAPQAPGSPGQASPQSPGYQVHSCLAPGALPGLCCDTCRQLHAPHCAALPTCRPSHALRPLLSDTQRRLWLRRAQVDSLLYDGPGAQP; from the exons ATGGGCAGCAGCTCGCTGTCCGAGGACTACCGCCTGTGCCTGGAGCGAGAGCTGCGGCGTGGCCGCGCGGGCGTGTGCGGGGACCCGTCGCTGCGCGCGGTGCTGTGGCAGATCCTGGTGGAGGACTTCGACCTGCACGGGGCGCTGCAGGACGACGCGCTGGCGCTGCTCAGCGATGGTCTGTGGGGCCGCGCCGACCTGGCCCCCGCGCTGCGCGGCCTGGCCCGCGCCTTCGAGCTGCTGGAGCTGGCAGCCGTGCACCTGTACCTGCTGCCCTGGAGGAAGGAGTTCGCCACCATCAAG ACCTTTTCAGGGGGCTATGTACACGTGCTCAAGGGCGCGCTCTCCGAGGACCTCCTCCTCCAGAGCTTCCAGAAGATGGGCTATGTGCCCCGGGACAACCACCGCCTCATGatggccgccccgccccccgcctgccagCTGGTGCAAGTGGCCCTGGGCTGCTTTGCCCTGCGGCTGGAGTGTGAGATCCTGGGCGAGGTGCTGGCGCGGCTGGGCACCAGCGTGCTGCCGGCTGAGCAGCTGCTGCAGGCCCGGCGGGCCAGTGCGGACGTGGCCTCCTGCGTGGCCTGGCTGCAGCAGCGGCTGGCCCGGGAAGAGGAGCCACCGCCTCTGCCCCCCCGGGGCTCCCCACCTGTCTACCGGACCCCGCTGGACCTCTACCGGGACCTGCAGGAGGACGAGGGCTCGGAGGAAGCCAGCCTGTACGGGGGGGCCTCCCCAGGCCCTGACTCCCCGCCTCCCGAGCTGGCCTGTGGCCCTGCACTCTGGGAGCAGAGCGCCAAACtgtggggggccgggggcggggcctgggagcCCCTGGGGGCGGTTGAGGTGCTGCCGCAGGCCAGCAGCCCACCCTACGGGGCTttggaggaggagctggagccCGAGCCCACggccttctccttcctctccctgcggCGAGAGCTGCTGAGTCAGCCTGGAGACATGGCTGCCCCCCAAGCCCCAGGGAGCCCCGGGCAGGCCAGCCCCCAGTCCCCCGGCTACCAGGTGCACAGCTGCCTGGCTCCTGGGGCCCTGCCTGGCCTCTGCTGTGACACCTGTCGCCAGCTGCATGCGCCCCACTGTGCTGCCCTGCCCACCTGCCGTCCCAGCCATGCACTCCGCCCACTGCTCAGTGACACCCAGCGGCGCCTGTGGCTGCGGCGTGCGCAGGTGGACTCCCTGCTCTACGATGGACCCGGGGCCCAACCTTAA
- the CDK10 gene encoding cyclin-dependent kinase 10 isoform X1 — MWPVVVVCGQHSSGPWDWRGKGWLGGAYQGSAAPAASSLFSHLNTQGCGCLRSLGRCRSVKEFEKLNRIGEGTYGIVYRARDTQTDEIVALKKVRMDKEKDGVPISSLREITLLLRLRHPNIVELKEVVVGNHLESIFLVMGYCEQDLASLLENMPTPFSEAQVKCIVLQVLRGLQYLHQNFIIHRDLKVSNLLMTDKGCVKTADFGLARAYGIPVKPMTPKVVTLWYRAPELLLGTTTQTTSIDMWAMGCILAELLAHKPLLPGTSEIHQVDLIVQLLGTPSENIWPGFSRLPLVGQYSLRKQPYNNLKHKFPWLSEAGLRLLNFLFMYDPKKRATARDGLESSYFKEKPLPCEPELMPTFPHHRNKRAVPATSEGQGKRCSPGCWDPAPPVGGLLLQLLQLVMWVDAP, encoded by the exons ATGTGGCCAGTGGTTGTCGTTTGTGGACAGCATTCATCTGGGCCATGGGATTGGAGGGGAAAAGGCTGGCTGGGTGGTGCCTACCAAGGGTCTGCGGCCCCAGCAGCGTCTTCCCTCTTTTCTCATCTGAACACCCAAGGGTGTGGCTGTCTTCGTTCG CTGGGACGGTGTCGGAGCGTGAAGGAGTTTGAGAAGCTGAACCGCATCGGGGAAGGCACCTATGGCATTGTGT ATCGGGCCCGGGACACCCAGACGGACGAGATTGTTGCCCTGAAGAAGGTGCGGATGGACAAGGAGAAGGATG GGGTCCCCATCAGCAGCCTTCGAGAGATCACACTGCTCCTTCGCCTTCGCCATCCGAATATCGTGGAGCTGAAGGAAGTGGTTGTGGGGAACCACCTGGAAAG CATCTTTCTGGTGATGGGTTATTGTGAGCAAGACCTggccagccttctggagaacatGCCGACACCCTTCTCTGAGGCCCAG GTAAAGTGCATTGTGCTGCAGGTGCTCCGAGGCCTCCAGTACCTGCATCAGAACTTCATCATCCACAG GGACCTGAAGGTGTCCAACTTGCTCATGACCGATAAGGGCTGTGTGAAGACAG CGGATTTCGGCCTGGCCCGGGCCTATGGCATCCCAGTGAAGCCAATGACCCCCAAGGTGGTCACGCTCTG GTACCGGGCCCCCGAGCTGCTTTTGGGAACCACCACGCAGACCACCAGCATCGACATGTG GGCAATGGGCTGCATCCTGGCCGAGCTGCTGGCCCACAAGCCCCTTCTCCCCGGCACGTCCGAGATCCACCAGGTGGACCTGATTGTGCAGCTGCTGGGCACGCCCAGCGAGAACATCTGGCCA GGCTTTTCCAGGCTGCCACTGGTGGGTCAGTACAGCCTGAGGAAGCAGCCGTACAACAACCTCAAACACAAGTTCCCGTGGCTCTCGGAGGCTGGCCTGCGCCTGCTCAACTTCCTCTTCATGTACGACCCCAAGAAAAG GGCAACGGCCAGAGATGGCTTGGAGAGCTCGTACTTCAAGGAGAAGCCCCTGC CCTGTGAGCCGGAGCTCATGCCCACCTTCCCTCACCACCGCAACAAGCGGGCCGTCCCAGCCACATCTGAGGGTCAGGGCAAGCGCT GCTCTCCCGgctgctgggatccagcccctccaGTGGGTGGCCTTCTGCTCCAGCTGCTCCAGCTGGTCATGTGGGTGGATGCGCCCTGA
- the CDK10 gene encoding cyclin-dependent kinase 10 isoform X3: MGDAESESEQIRLKCIRTEGFFTVPPEHRLGRCRSVKEFEKLNRIGEGTYGIVYRARDTQTDEIVALKKVRMDKEKDGVPISSLREITLLLRLRHPNIVELKEVVVGNHLESIFLVMGYCEQDLASLLENMPTPFSEAQVKCIVLQVLRGLQYLHQNFIIHRDLKVSNLLMTDKGCVKTADFGLARAYGIPVKPMTPKVVTLWYRAPELLLGTTTQTTSIDMWAMGCILAELLAHKPLLPGTSEIHQVDLIVQLLGTPSENIWPGFSRLPLVGQYSLRKQPYNNLKHKFPWLSEAGLRLLNFLFMYDPKKRATARDGLESSYFKEKPLPCEPELMPTFPHHRNKRAVPATSEGQGKRCSPGCWDPAPPVGGLLLQLLQLVMWVDAP; the protein is encoded by the exons ATGGGGGACGCGGAGTCCGAGTCGGAGCAGATCCGTCTGAAGTGTATCCGGACGGAGGGCTTCTTCACGGTGCCTCCGGAGCACAGG CTGGGACGGTGTCGGAGCGTGAAGGAGTTTGAGAAGCTGAACCGCATCGGGGAAGGCACCTATGGCATTGTGT ATCGGGCCCGGGACACCCAGACGGACGAGATTGTTGCCCTGAAGAAGGTGCGGATGGACAAGGAGAAGGATG GGGTCCCCATCAGCAGCCTTCGAGAGATCACACTGCTCCTTCGCCTTCGCCATCCGAATATCGTGGAGCTGAAGGAAGTGGTTGTGGGGAACCACCTGGAAAG CATCTTTCTGGTGATGGGTTATTGTGAGCAAGACCTggccagccttctggagaacatGCCGACACCCTTCTCTGAGGCCCAG GTAAAGTGCATTGTGCTGCAGGTGCTCCGAGGCCTCCAGTACCTGCATCAGAACTTCATCATCCACAG GGACCTGAAGGTGTCCAACTTGCTCATGACCGATAAGGGCTGTGTGAAGACAG CGGATTTCGGCCTGGCCCGGGCCTATGGCATCCCAGTGAAGCCAATGACCCCCAAGGTGGTCACGCTCTG GTACCGGGCCCCCGAGCTGCTTTTGGGAACCACCACGCAGACCACCAGCATCGACATGTG GGCAATGGGCTGCATCCTGGCCGAGCTGCTGGCCCACAAGCCCCTTCTCCCCGGCACGTCCGAGATCCACCAGGTGGACCTGATTGTGCAGCTGCTGGGCACGCCCAGCGAGAACATCTGGCCA GGCTTTTCCAGGCTGCCACTGGTGGGTCAGTACAGCCTGAGGAAGCAGCCGTACAACAACCTCAAACACAAGTTCCCGTGGCTCTCGGAGGCTGGCCTGCGCCTGCTCAACTTCCTCTTCATGTACGACCCCAAGAAAAG GGCAACGGCCAGAGATGGCTTGGAGAGCTCGTACTTCAAGGAGAAGCCCCTGC CCTGTGAGCCGGAGCTCATGCCCACCTTCCCTCACCACCGCAACAAGCGGGCCGTCCCAGCCACATCTGAGGGTCAGGGCAAGCGCT GCTCTCCCGgctgctgggatccagcccctccaGTGGGTGGCCTTCTGCTCCAGCTGCTCCAGCTGGTCATGTGGGTGGATGCGCCCTGA
- the CDK10 gene encoding cyclin-dependent kinase 10 isoform X4 has product MFLGARSRPKQHLLFRPGELMMGAWSKPGEVLQWTDPSRSLVIQTRKLGDFPGSGQGCASGSFSCRTAAVPAGHIQENILSLPVMVTTQLPVGLVSWGSLMFPFCPRDLKVSNLLMTDKGCVKTADFGLARAYGIPVKPMTPKVVTLWYRAPELLLGTTTQTTSIDMWAMGCILAELLAHKPLLPGTSEIHQVDLIVQLLGTPSENIWPGFSRLPLVGQYSLRKQPYNNLKHKFPWLSEAGLRLLNFLFMYDPKKRATARDGLESSYFKEKPLPCEPELMPTFPHHRNKRAVPATSEGQGKRCSPGCWDPAPPVGGLLLQLLQLVMWVDAP; this is encoded by the exons ATGTTCCTTGGGGCGAGATCCAGGCCCAAACAGCACCTGCTTTTCCGCCCAGGGGAGCTGATGATGGGTGCATGGTCAAAGCCAGGAGAAGTCCTGCAGTGGACAGATCCCTCCCGAAGTCTCGTCATACAGACCAGGAAACTGGGGGACTTTCCAGGCTCAGGGCAGGGCTGTGCAAGCGGCAGCTTCTCGTGTCGTACGGCAGCTG TTCCAGCAGGGCACATACAGGAAAATATTCTGAGTCTGCCTGTGATGGTGACCACCCAGTTGCCCGTGGGGCTCGTGTCCTGGGGATCACTGATGTTCCCTTTCTGTCCCAGGGACCTGAAGGTGTCCAACTTGCTCATGACCGATAAGGGCTGTGTGAAGACAG CGGATTTCGGCCTGGCCCGGGCCTATGGCATCCCAGTGAAGCCAATGACCCCCAAGGTGGTCACGCTCTG GTACCGGGCCCCCGAGCTGCTTTTGGGAACCACCACGCAGACCACCAGCATCGACATGTG GGCAATGGGCTGCATCCTGGCCGAGCTGCTGGCCCACAAGCCCCTTCTCCCCGGCACGTCCGAGATCCACCAGGTGGACCTGATTGTGCAGCTGCTGGGCACGCCCAGCGAGAACATCTGGCCA GGCTTTTCCAGGCTGCCACTGGTGGGTCAGTACAGCCTGAGGAAGCAGCCGTACAACAACCTCAAACACAAGTTCCCGTGGCTCTCGGAGGCTGGCCTGCGCCTGCTCAACTTCCTCTTCATGTACGACCCCAAGAAAAG GGCAACGGCCAGAGATGGCTTGGAGAGCTCGTACTTCAAGGAGAAGCCCCTGC CCTGTGAGCCGGAGCTCATGCCCACCTTCCCTCACCACCGCAACAAGCGGGCCGTCCCAGCCACATCTGAGGGTCAGGGCAAGCGCT GCTCTCCCGgctgctgggatccagcccctccaGTGGGTGGCCTTCTGCTCCAGCTGCTCCAGCTGGTCATGTGGGTGGATGCGCCCTGA